GTTTCGTTGCACGACACCGCGAAGGAACTTGCTGGCATCGTGGCGAAAACGGCGAACAGGGCGATGACTGCTGCTGCAAGCACGCGGTACCATTTCATGAGGAGGGCTCCATACATCTCTGCGACACGTTGCGGAGACCCGATGCACGCAATCACGAGGTCCTGCACCAGGGTCGAGTGACTAGTCTGGCAGCCGTGGAGACCGAAGGCGGCGAAGAACGTCACGCGTGTCTACCAACACTCGCAGTGAATCTCGTTCAACTGAGCCACCAAAAGGTGAGCTGGATGCGGCCCGACGTGCGAGCGATGACGGGGCGCCTGGATGATCGTGGCCTGCGGCGCAGCTGCGACCGTTGCGGACTCAAGTAGAGACGTACTTGGTCATGCTCCGTAGCGATCAGGCGCGTCGTCACCCGTCGTGGGCGTCCTGAGCGGCTCGGCAACGGCCAGTGAGAACGGCAAGCTCGGCAAACAGGGCGTCGTCGACCCGGGTGAAGTTGAAGCATGACTTGCCTTGCATGCGGCTGCGGAGGGCCGGGCTGAGGCCGTCGAGAAGCCCTGGGTCGCGATAGACCGGCATCAAGTGGTACGCGACTTGCGACTTCTTGCGCATCACGGCACCGAAGAACTCTGCAGGATCCTCCGGCGTCTCCAGGTACAGCTGCTCTGTGTCGTCGCGCGTGGCGACCAGACCCTCGGCTTGTTCGCGAAGTATGCCTGTAAGTCGACCGAAGACAGAGTCGAGATCAGACATCGGCGCACCTCCCGGCCGGGGACATTACTGGCGCAGGATACCGCTGTCGCCTCACGATTCCAGTTGAGCGAAACTGACCAGGCCCACGGTATTGCCCTCGGAGTCCGTGACGAACGCCTGCCACTCGGAGGTGCCAGCGGGACCGAGGGCATCGTCCTCGTGGCTGAAGATCTGGTGCGGCTCACTCACCACCTCGACCCGGTCGCGCAGTTCCTCGATGTGTGCTCGGACGTCCTCCGCTTCGAGGTAGAGCATCGACGAGGGCGCGTTCGCGTCGAGCAGCAGCCGGGTGCCGCCCAGGTCGAAGAACAACAGTCCCGGCGGATCGAAACGGCCGGTCGGCTCGGCGCCCAGCAGGTCGCCGTAGAACGCCGCCGCGCGGTCGAGGTCGGTGGCCCGGAGGGCAACCTGAACGAGTCTCATCCGCGACACCCCTTTGTTAGTGATGCGAATACTTGTTCGGCAACCTAACATGGGCCGCGTGGGCACGGAAGAGTTGAGCGAGGCCAGTCGACGGCTGAACTCCTTCGCCATTCACCTTCTCCGCGCGATGCACCGGGTCGACGCCGAGTCGGGGCTCACGTCTGCGCGGCTGAGCGCCCTGTCCGTCCTGCACTTCGGGGGCCCGCGAACGCTCGGCCGACTGGCTCGCGACGAGGACGTGACCAGCGCGACCATGTCCAGACTCGTCGACGCGTTGTGCGACCTCGGACTGACTGAGCGCCGCCCGCACCCCGACCACGGCGGCATGGTCGTGGTCTCGGCCACCGAGGCCGGCAGCGTGCTGATGCGCGCAGCCGCTCAACGGCGCATCGATGTCATCGTGGGGGCTCTCAACGACCTACCGGAGAGTGAGCAACGCCTGGTGCTCCGGGCCAGCAGAGCCCTCGGCGAGTTGCAGGAGCTCGTCCGCGAACGTGTGCGGCACCGCTAGTACGTGTAGCTGGCGCCGACACCGCGGTTCAGGGAAAGGCCGCCTCCGCGGTTCAGGGAAACTCGAGGCGCACGAGAATCCGATGTCATGTCGGTGCCGGAACGCTGTCAAGGTTCTCAGCCCGCTCAGTGACGATTCCGTGCCGTGCCGTACCAGTTCGAATTCGGCTTCCTCGACTACCAGACGGAACTGCCGGCCGCCGAGGCACTCTCCGCAGCGGGAACCTCAAGCGGGACGCTGACCGTCGCACTGTCCCTGCGTCGCATCCGACTGAGCCCCAGTCCCAGAAGACCCGTCCGGGTCGTGTCACCGGTACCGGTGGGCTGTGCGGCAACGCGCCGGTCCGCCCGAACCGGCGACGCTGCCGACAGGCGGCGGAATGACGCGCAGCATGACCTCGCCAACGGGGACCAGCCGGCATCTCGAAGGTGCTGCTTCCCAGGTACTAGCTCTCGGCGACGATCCCGTAGAACTCCGTGACCGCCAACACCGCATCGGCCGCAGCTTGGTCCAAGTCGGCGTCGGGATGGTCAATGAGCAACTGCGACACATATGCGTGAGGCCCAGGGGCGTCGGGGTCGGCGAAGTTGGCGCGAAGGTTTACCAACCAAGTGTGCATGCGGGTTCCTGGTGATGTCCCGAAGGTCTCGACTACCCGGTTTGCCGCGACGCGATGGCCGCCCTCGTTGTTGTGGAGAAGCACAAACGCGATGTCGTACCAGTCCTTAGGCTTGTGTCGACCGTGCGCCGCGGCGGCCTTCGCGATTAGGTAACCGGGCAGGCCGGCAACGTCGAGCCGAACGACCCTGAGCTCGCCGTCGACCTCTGCGCTGAACTCGCGCTCGACGGCACCCTCGGTGGCATACCCGGTACCGCGCAGGTTGACCGCGCCGAGGCTCTCGGCGCCGTCGAAATTAACGACAGCCTCTGCTCGCTCGTCATCGAGGTCTGCGAGGAGTTCGAACTTCACGACAGTCTTCTTGCCGTTCTCATCGACTTGGTTCCATCGCCAGACCTTGTCGTCAGACGGCTCGAAGTGCGAGTCCTTCAGCGCCCGCTCCAGGCGGGCCGCGTTCGCTGCGCCAGCTGCAATCTCGAGATTCACCTGGACGTCAACGTCAGTCGTTCCCGCGTGTAACCATTCCGAGTCCGAGCACAGCAACTCTGGAACAAGGCCACCGAGAAGCACGAAACCTGGCTTCGCCCCGTAATGGTACGCGACCCTGACTAGGGCGAGCTCGGCGGCGGCTCGCGCCCTACGACTTCGTTCCGGCTCCAACTCGCTCACTGAGCATCACCTCTCGCAGGTTGGTCGCAATGTCTTCTCCCCGTACACCGGTGGTTACGAGGTCTGCATAACACCTGGCCCACGGCACGATAGCGAGCCCGTCACGCCGTTTGCAGAGTCTCTTGGTCGCCTTCGTAGGGAAGGGCCGCAGTACGAGTCGCCCGCCACGAATGGGAGACAGATCGACTAGTCCTGCATAGGAGACCAGCTGCGGGTGAGTGTTGGCGTCGATGTATACGACAAGAGGCGCAACCTGGGTAGCGAACGGGGCAAGAGCTGCGGCAGCGACTGCGGACGTAGCCGCCCAGCTGACTTTGTGCTTGCGCCAACCTTCACCGATCTCAGCGATAGCGGTCATGGGGTCTCGGGCGAGCAGGCCTACCTGAATCTCGTCCTTCGGAACGAATTCGGAGGCGGCGGACGCGTAGCTGTCCAGGAGGGCGGCTGCGTCGGTCAAAGTGCGCGCCGACTTCCGTCCGCGAGCTGCATCTGCTTCCAGCAGTCCCTCGGCAGCGAGGAACGCTAGCGAAGCCGTCACCGTGCTGGACGACATGCCAGTCGCCTTGGTCACTCCGTCAACCGTTGGCCGTACTCCTTCGAGGAGTGCTTCCGCGACTCCGAGGTCGCTAGCCCGCCAGCGCACCTGTTTCGACGCGCGCTGCGGCGGCGCTGTTCGGCTGACAACCAAGAACGGAAGAATGATTTCAGCTGCCCCTGTCTCTTCAACCCAGCCAACCCCCGCTTCGGAGGCGGCTGCCCGGGCGCCTTCGGTCATCTTGGGCGCGACAATGACGTGGGGACGTGGGTGCCGGCTGAGGACGTTCTTCACGGCCGGGAGTGTGCCGGCACGCAGCCACTCGATCTCGATCGTTTGACCCGCAATGCTCACGAGCGCGTCGGGCCTCGCCGCGCGAGCTGACCAAGGTGCGGGCTCGGCTAGCGCCGATAACGGGGCAGACGGGGGAAGCACAGCACGCAAGCCTTCGATGGCTCTCTCGGCGCCCACGAGCATCTCCTTAACCTCGGTCGAACCCAAAATACCATTGCGTTGCGAGTTTTCGGGTTCCTACGACGTTTAGGCTCTCACCGACCCCGCAAGTGCCGGGGCCCGGGGGTGCGCAAGATGTACCTGAAGGTATACGCATACCAACCGAACCCTGGGTGCCTACGAGGGAAACCACACAACGACGTGCCGCAGCTGCTCTCACTACGTAGCTCCCCGGCGCCACTCTGGCGACCGCCCCTTCGTGAGCGAGAACCTAGAACCGCAGCCCACGGACGGATCGAAAACCGCTTGCTTCCACTCACTTCAGACCGGCCGCGCAGGACACCGCTCTGGCATGGTCATCGTGGGCTCTGCATGACGTCGTGATGTTGCCGCCGACCTCTAGACGCCAGCGACGTAGGCGGTGAGGAAGTGGACACCGTGGCGGTCGAGGTTGCCGCGGGCGCGGTCGTAGTGCTCGGTGGTGCGTGGGTCGGAGTGCCGGGCGAGGATCTGTGCGTCGCGGAGCGGGACGCCAGCGTCGAGGGCGTTGGTGATGGCGGCGTGGCGCAGCGAGTGTGGGCTGATGCGGCGCGGGATGGCCGCGGCTTTCGCGATGCGGGCGACCATCCGGTATGCGTCTCGCCTGTCGATGGGGTTGCCGGATACCGGGCGCAGGATGAGCCGTCCCTCGGTCCGGCGGCCGCGGCAGGCCTCGAGGACACGCAGCACGGGAATGGTGATGGGCATGGTGGCGGGCTTGTCACCCTTCCCGACGAGATGAAGGACGCGGTGTCCACGAAGGGTTTCGGCGTAGTCCTCGATCCGCACCGCGGCCGCCTCGGATGCACGCAGGGCGTTGATGCCGAGGAGGAACGCCAGCGCTCCATGGTGGACCGTGAGCGTCTGGGCAACTTGGAGGAAGCGGATGAGCTCTAGGCGGTCCAGACCTTGGGTCCGGGATTCGTCGCGGTACACCTTCGGCAGGCGCGCGTACACAGCTGGATCGGACACGATGACTCCGTCGATGTGGGCGTAGCGGAAGTAGCCGCGGACGGCATGCATTGACGTGACGACCGACGATGCCATCAGCCCGGCTTGTCCGAGGTGTCGGATGTAGAGCTCGATGTGGGCGCGCTGGATCCCGACGAGCGGGTCGAGTGCGTCGGTCTCGCACCAAGCGAACCAGCGTCGCAGCTGGGAGGAGTACAACGTGAGGGTGTGCCCTGAGTAGCGGGCGAGATAGGACACCGCAGCGAGGTGTGCAGGTGTCATGGCGTCGGGCTGGAAGGGAAGGAGGGTCGTCAACGGTGTCACCTGGCGGAGTCGGTCAAGCCCCGACCTGGTCCGCCGAGCGAGGACGAGGCGCTCGAACTGTCGCTAGGCCCGAGCCGCTACCCCTAGATATGGCACGAGAGGCATCGCGGCGGATTGACGCAGCCTTCGCATCTGTCCGCTGGCGCTTGCACCCCTTTGACGGTGGAGGCTAGGTCAGCCTGTTCAGGTGCTCGTTGTTGGGGTAGTCAGCGCGCATCTGAGTAAGAAGGGTGTCGACGGTGATGTCGCCGCCTCCGCCGTTCTCCAGCAGTTGCATTGCATGCCACCATCTAGTGGCGCCAGAGCCTTCGCGGTTTAGACGGGACGGGTCACCGCCTGAGCGCTCCCAGAGCGCATCCTGCTCGGGTCCGCCAGGATAGAGACGCCTTGCCACGGACACGAGCTGGTTAATCCGGTCGGTGGGTGGTGGAGCTACTAATTCTGAAGCGGCGACCATTGTGCTCGAGGCGAGTCGGTCGAGGAGGTCGAAGAGGAACGCGGCGCTGTTAGCCGCCGCGAGTGGTTGGGACCCGCCGGCGTCGGCATCGGCTTTGTGCGCCATGAGGTCGGAGATGCCTCGGATGGCGATAGTTTTGGCGCGTTCATTGGCGGCTCCGCCGCGCAGCGCTCCGAAGTCCTCCATGTCCACGGCGATGGCATCGGAGAACGTCTGGGAGATGATTTGAGCGACTTCGGCGCGTTCGTCGACGACAACTTTCTCGCCAACGACGATGGGGCCGACGAAAGAATCGGGTTCGCGTCCTGTTCCTGGCCAACTGCCTCCGCTGCCCTTGGCGCGCCCCATCCACGCGTTGTCTGCGGACACAGCCCGGGCGAGTTGTAGCACTGAAGAGCTGACCGCGGCGAAGTCGGGTCGGGGCTTGAACTTGTCGGCTGCCTTGCCCCCCTCGACCCAGTAAATCTTGCTGGAAGCGACGACGTCGCCGATCGCGACGTCTTTGACGCCTCCGGCGATGCCGAACATGACGATGTACTCGGGGCGGAACGTCTCATCGGCCTTGGCAGTTAGGATTCCTGCACTGACGTTCCCCGGGCCGGTTTCGATGATGGCGATGCATTGTCCGGGGCTGGACGCGCTGGTGCCGATATCGGCTGCGAGACCGGAGGCCGTTTCGGTTTCGACGTTAGTAAGGTGTTCGCGGACCGCGAGCCTCTCGAGTTTGAGGGCGGTGACGACGAGGACGTTGATGTCGGTGCTGGTCATCGTTGGGTTCCGTTCTCTGTCGTCTTCTTCAGGGTCAGGAGCTGCTGATTGGTTGGGTAGTCCTCGAGCATGGATGCGAGAAGGTTCTCGAGGGACGGTGCTCCCTTCCTTCCAGCAAGGACGTCTTGGAGAGCGCGGCCCCAGGTCAGCCGTCCGGTCTTGCCCGTAACGAGATCGGCGTCATTACCCCCCGCTCGCTCCCACACTGCCTCGGTCGACGGGCCCTGCTTGTACAGCTGGGAGGCAACGTCGGTGAGTGCGTCGTGTAGTTCGCTTGTTGTGATCTTGGGGACCGGCCTTCCGGAACTCATGTATCTGGTGAGCCGGTCGAAGAACCCAAACATGCTGTCCACGGCTGCTGCTGCTTGAGCGAGGTCGGATCGGGCGGCGCTCAACGTGATGATGCGTTCGGCCGCGTAGCGCCAACGACGCGTGCGGACGAGGTTGCTGAGTGTTGCTTCTTCCGTTGGGGTGAAGATGCCGTTCTCGATGACGGTGATGGCGTTGCTGGCGGTGGCGCTCAGGACAGACGACAACAAGGTGAGGGCTTGGGCTGTGGATTCCCGAGACACAGATCCGAGCAGTGACGGGGAAAGTACCGTGGCGACCAGGGGCTGCTCGATGGGTGTGTCGCCGTTCTTGAATGATCTTGCGACGGTCTGTGCGGTCGCCTCCTTGAACCCCGTGATTGCCACCAGCGGTAGCTTGGACCAGACCGACGCACGGCTCGGGTAGGTAGCGATGTCAGCGGACGTGGTGTGTGACAGTGACTCGAGCACCTTCGGTTCGACATCGTCTCCTGCGACGAGGAGGTCGAGAAGCGGTACGACTGCGTCGGCGGGCTGAACCGATGCCCACGGATCGCCGCCAGCCCTCGTGGCCGCGAACCACAACGTGCGGAAGCCGACGTCGCTGATATCGCCCTGGCGCAGCAGCGAGGGGTCAGCGACGATGAGTTGGGCGGCGCGGTCGAGGAGCTGACTATCACCCAGTGCGACCGCAGCGGCAACAACGCCAGCTTCACCGGTCCGAGCGGCGAGGATGTCCTCTGCGGAGGTCTTGCGGGACGGAAGCGCGATTTGGTCCTTCCACGCAGACACCGGGTCCGCGACAGGCACCGACAACGCATGCGCGTTGGGAAGGCGCAGTTCTTGGGCGGAGGTTTGCATCCATGGCGGCACCGGGTGGCCGGAGGTGACGTTCGAGAAGATGGCCTCGTCGATGGCTTGGGCGGTTCGGACATTGACGAGCCAGGTCAACGCACCGGCACCGTCGGCCGCCATCAGGGTTGCGCCTACTAGGCGCCCGACGTGGCCATCTTCGATGGCTGCTGAGATGGCTGACTCCAGCTCTCTGAGAAAGGCGTCGGTTGCCTCGGAAAGCACCGACGTCGCAGCCGCCACCACCTCGCTGGTGCGGATAACATCAGGGACAGTTGCCGCTGCCCATATGTCGAACAGCTGGCGACGCACGCCGCTCTCGTAGGCGTGCCACGGTAAGCCACGTAGTCCTCGGACGTCGACGAATGACGCAGTCGCCGTCAGTTTCGAGAGATGCTCCAAGACCGCGTTCTTCACTTCGGCGCCGTGTTCGGGGTCGGGTTGGATGAGACCAAGGAGCTGCAGCAGGCCCCGGGCGCCCTCGTGGTCCAACGTCGGTAGGCGGTCGAACAAGGTGGCGGCGGTGGCGAGGTGGCGCCAGGTGGCGAACTCGACATGGCCCAGGCCGAGCCGGTTG
This region of Nocardioides palaemonis genomic DNA includes:
- a CDS encoding tyrosine-type recombinase/integrase, which codes for MTTLLPFQPDAMTPAHLAAVSYLARYSGHTLTLYSSQLRRWFAWCETDALDPLVGIQRAHIELYIRHLGQAGLMASSVVTSMHAVRGYFRYAHIDGVIVSDPAVYARLPKVYRDESRTQGLDRLELIRFLQVAQTLTVHHGALAFLLGINALRASEAAAVRIEDYAETLRGHRVLHLVGKGDKPATMPITIPVLRVLEACRGRRTEGRLILRPVSGNPIDRRDAYRMVARIAKAAAIPRRISPHSLRHAAITNALDAGVPLRDAQILARHSDPRTTEHYDRARGNLDRHGVHFLTAYVAGV
- a CDS encoding GAP1-N1 domain-containing protein; its protein translation is MTEFHLARFGNKSGAHDVVGHSGVDNTILAAIVWRTDAPALSEGLDLEPFVSAYRLGETFIVTSTAADVTADRAGMVVTTAAVVPTAAVETLDLHALWDTLSEPIPVDSPLNASAFVIGTAEQGIHTHPAGAKAAGSALIGKGRVVWAGAGFEEAVACMWAHLRPHDRPRLVVGAAAHPDRISSPTEGESLLFIRTAASALARWADWPTASAESAEAFDPVRDAMFGDDAGIADRFANRLGLGHVEFATWRHLATAATLFDRLPTLDHEGARGLLQLLGLIQPDPEHGAEVKNAVLEHLSKLTATASFVDVRGLRGLPWHAYESGVRRQLFDIWAAATVPDVIRTSEVVAAATSVLSEATDAFLRELESAISAAIEDGHVGRLVGATLMAADGAGALTWLVNVRTAQAIDEAIFSNVTSGHPVPPWMQTSAQELRLPNAHALSVPVADPVSAWKDQIALPSRKTSAEDILAARTGEAGVVAAAVALGDSQLLDRAAQLIVADPSLLRQGDISDVGFRTLWFAATRAGGDPWASVQPADAVVPLLDLLVAGDDVEPKVLESLSHTTSADIATYPSRASVWSKLPLVAITGFKEATAQTVARSFKNGDTPIEQPLVATVLSPSLLGSVSRESTAQALTLLSSVLSATASNAITVIENGIFTPTEEATLSNLVRTRRWRYAAERIITLSAARSDLAQAAAAVDSMFGFFDRLTRYMSSGRPVPKITTSELHDALTDVASQLYKQGPSTEAVWERAGGNDADLVTGKTGRLTWGRALQDVLAGRKGAPSLENLLASMLEDYPTNQQLLTLKKTTENGTQR
- a CDS encoding MarR family winged helix-turn-helix transcriptional regulator, yielding MGTEELSEASRRLNSFAIHLLRAMHRVDAESGLTSARLSALSVLHFGGPRTLGRLARDEDVTSATMSRLVDALCDLGLTERRPHPDHGGMVVVSATEAGSVLMRAAAQRRIDVIVGALNDLPESEQRLVLRASRALGELQELVRERVRHR
- a CDS encoding phosphorylase family protein; protein product: MTSTDINVLVVTALKLERLAVREHLTNVETETASGLAADIGTSASSPGQCIAIIETGPGNVSAGILTAKADETFRPEYIVMFGIAGGVKDVAIGDVVASSKIYWVEGGKAADKFKPRPDFAAVSSSVLQLARAVSADNAWMGRAKGSGGSWPGTGREPDSFVGPIVVGEKVVVDERAEVAQIISQTFSDAIAVDMEDFGALRGGAANERAKTIAIRGISDLMAHKADADAGGSQPLAAANSAAFLFDLLDRLASSTMVAASELVAPPPTDRINQLVSVARRLYPGGPEQDALWERSGGDPSRLNREGSGATRWWHAMQLLENGGGGDITVDTLLTQMRADYPNNEHLNRLT
- a CDS encoding VOC family protein, with product MRLVQVALRATDLDRAAAFYGDLLGAEPTGRFDPPGLLFFDLGGTRLLLDANAPSSMLYLEAEDVRAHIEELRDRVEVVSEPHQIFSHEDDALGPAGTSEWQAFVTDSEGNTVGLVSFAQLES